One window from the genome of Streptomyces sp. WZ-12 encodes:
- a CDS encoding GerMN domain-containing protein, giving the protein MRGAGVVRLGAVWKAVPWGGVRPARAVGTALLVGLVLAGCGVPDTGPEAAGAPARGGRAAHADHWVRVYFAAPNGTWPVARAAPAGAGPQRALDELLAGPTRDERERGLSTALPTGTHRVRAEAASPGTVTLQLPWLVSELDRTAVNQLVCTAAAAPGVAGGRPPTDVVVQVYESGLPGEPWTVTCDETGAAVPVGAPRARH; this is encoded by the coding sequence ATGCGTGGAGCTGGTGTGGTTCGGTTGGGCGCGGTGTGGAAGGCGGTGCCTTGGGGCGGAGTTCGGCCGGCCCGCGCCGTCGGGACCGCGCTGCTCGTCGGCTTGGTGCTCGCCGGCTGTGGGGTCCCCGATACCGGACCGGAGGCGGCCGGCGCGCCGGCCCGAGGAGGGCGGGCCGCCCATGCCGACCACTGGGTGCGGGTGTATTTCGCCGCCCCGAACGGCACCTGGCCCGTCGCCCGCGCCGCGCCGGCAGGTGCCGGTCCGCAGCGGGCGCTGGACGAGTTGTTGGCGGGACCGACCCGGGACGAGCGGGAGCGCGGGCTCAGCACGGCGCTGCCGACCGGCACGCACCGGGTCCGGGCCGAGGCGGCGTCGCCCGGCACGGTGACGTTGCAACTGCCGTGGCTGGTATCGGAGTTGGACCGGACGGCGGTGAACCAGTTGGTGTGCACGGCCGCTGCGGCGCCGGGGGTTGCGGGCGGCCGGCCGCCCACGGACGTTGTCGTACAGGTCTACGAGTCCGGGCTGCCTGGGGAGCCGTGGACGGTCACCTGCG
- a CDS encoding acyltransferase family protein, whose protein sequence is MSSSASPPSPPPSVSGSHRRTRVPGRPRAAHIAPLDGLRGLAVFAVLLFHAGHLSGGFLGVDLFFVLSGFLITGLLLREAADRGRAGLVAFWGRRARRLLPALAVVGVGTLLLTWAFGSPSALLFALEDAPWVAAQAANWHFIVEQIGYWNASGSRVFAHLWSIGVEWQFYLVWPLVVACVGRGRGGHRRVAVLAGAGALVSLALMLHFGGAVDTTRAYEGTDTRAFSLLLGALAATAPVRSLVARIPRRVADGMCAVLVCGIGAAWVLTDGQNAPGLFRGGLFVHSLAAALLIALLAQAPDGRAGRLAGSVVPRRLGELSYSLYLWHWLVYLLLPQTVLGVGGWGRTAFAIGVSLLAAWLTKVWVEDPVRFRVRWATGRRGLFAVVVAVGVAAGVWAAVPQPNPGAGTVDVGRLTAP, encoded by the coding sequence ATGTCGTCATCAGCCTCGCCGCCGTCCCCGCCCCCGTCCGTATCGGGCTCGCACCGTCGTACGCGCGTCCCAGGACGCCCTCGGGCCGCCCACATCGCCCCGCTCGACGGGCTGCGCGGGCTGGCCGTGTTCGCCGTGCTCCTCTTCCACGCCGGGCACCTGAGCGGTGGCTTCCTCGGTGTCGATCTGTTCTTCGTGCTGTCCGGCTTCCTGATCACGGGATTGCTGCTGCGCGAGGCGGCGGATCGGGGGCGGGCCGGTCTGGTCGCGTTCTGGGGGCGGCGGGCGCGGCGGTTGTTGCCCGCGCTCGCCGTCGTCGGAGTCGGCACCCTGCTGCTCACCTGGGCGTTCGGGTCGCCGTCCGCACTGCTCTTCGCCCTCGAAGACGCGCCGTGGGTGGCGGCCCAGGCGGCGAACTGGCACTTCATCGTCGAGCAGATCGGGTACTGGAACGCCTCCGGCTCCCGGGTCTTCGCGCACCTGTGGAGCATCGGCGTCGAGTGGCAGTTCTATCTGGTCTGGCCGCTGGTGGTGGCGTGCGTCGGGAGGGGGCGGGGCGGGCACCGGCGGGTCGCGGTCCTCGCGGGCGCCGGGGCGCTGGTCTCGCTCGCGCTGATGCTGCACTTCGGCGGCGCGGTGGACACGACGCGGGCGTACGAGGGCACCGATACCCGGGCGTTCTCCCTGCTGTTGGGCGCGCTGGCGGCCACGGCGCCGGTGCGGAGTCTGGTGGCCCGTATACCCCGGCGTGTCGCGGATGGGATGTGCGCGGTGCTGGTGTGCGGCATCGGCGCGGCGTGGGTGCTGACGGACGGTCAGAACGCGCCCGGGCTCTTCCGGGGCGGGCTGTTCGTACACTCCTTGGCGGCCGCGCTGTTGATCGCGCTGCTCGCCCAGGCACCGGACGGACGCGCGGGCCGACTGGCCGGCAGTGTCGTCCCGCGCCGTCTCGGAGAGCTGTCGTACAGCCTGTATCTGTGGCACTGGCTGGTCTATCTGCTGTTGCCGCAGACGGTGTTGGGGGTCGGCGGGTGGGGGCGCACCGCCTTCGCCATCGGTGTGTCGCTGTTGGCCGCCTGGCTGACGAAGGTGTGGGTGGAGGACCCGGTCCGGTTCCGGGTGCGGTGGGCGACCGGGCGTCGGGGCCTGTTCGCGGTCGTCGTCGCCGTCGGCGTGGCGGCCGGTGTCTGGGCGGCCGTACCGCAACCGAACCCGGGCGCGGGGACGGTGGACGTCGGGCGGTTGACGGCGCCGTGA
- a CDS encoding SGNH/GDSL hydrolase family protein → MNNDNGFTPRQHDHADDQSPRTQHSPGHRSRTRQRRGVLAALVAVTTVTGVALTGCGKSGGADGAGKADATEAVQKSKKVLWMGDSIAGAEAPPLEAALKASGVAFKNAASDGGGTVVEGDKMAAPIAADTWKDVAKNVGAFHPDVIAYQITTYDWGTQDQQRASYEKLAKTAEQAGAELVLVSAPPFKIDDFYKKYEGAIASAPKAAKEVADRSGGKVRFLDASALWGTDAKGGKAQRASDGIHSCQQGSAAFAKWFTDQLGRAYGFTPATPEKWANGSWTGDARYGKLGCR, encoded by the coding sequence ATGAACAACGACAACGGCTTCACGCCGCGACAGCACGATCACGCCGACGACCAGTCCCCGCGCACCCAGCACAGCCCCGGCCACCGGAGCCGCACCCGCCAGCGGCGGGGTGTTCTCGCCGCCCTCGTCGCCGTCACGACGGTGACTGGCGTCGCGCTGACCGGCTGTGGGAAGTCCGGCGGTGCGGACGGCGCCGGGAAGGCGGATGCCACCGAGGCGGTGCAGAAGAGCAAGAAGGTGCTGTGGATGGGGGACTCCATTGCCGGTGCCGAGGCTCCACCGCTGGAGGCCGCGCTGAAAGCGAGCGGTGTGGCGTTCAAGAACGCGGCGTCCGACGGGGGTGGCACGGTCGTCGAGGGCGACAAGATGGCCGCGCCGATCGCGGCGGACACCTGGAAGGACGTGGCGAAGAACGTCGGGGCGTTCCATCCGGACGTGATCGCGTACCAGATCACCACCTACGACTGGGGCACCCAGGACCAGCAGCGGGCCTCGTACGAGAAGCTGGCGAAGACCGCGGAGCAGGCGGGCGCCGAGTTGGTGCTCGTCTCGGCCCCGCCGTTCAAGATCGACGACTTCTACAAGAAGTACGAGGGTGCGATCGCCAGCGCGCCGAAGGCGGCCAAGGAGGTCGCCGACCGCAGCGGCGGCAAGGTCCGGTTCCTGGACGCCTCCGCGCTGTGGGGTACCGACGCCAAGGGCGGGAAGGCCCAGCGGGCGTCCGACGGTATCCACTCGTGCCAGCAGGGTTCGGCCGCGTTCGCCAAGTGGTTCACGGATCAGCTCGGCAGGGCCTACGGCTTCACCCCGGCCACCCCGGAGAAGTGGGCGAACGGCTCATGGACCGGCGATGCGCGGTACGGCAAGCTCGGCTGCCGCTGA